Proteins from a genomic interval of Phenylobacterium sp. LH3H17:
- a CDS encoding neutral zinc metallopeptidase has translation MRWQGGRRGGNIEDRRGMGPVGVGGIGVGGVILAAIGYFVFGIDPSTTMAVVEGASGQGQQEQAGVRGAPTDEAGQFVDVIEASTTDVWTPIFAQSRQSYQPPAAIVIYSEATGTGCGTGQAAMGPFYCPTDQKVYLDLSFWQELETKFGAKGEAARAYVLAHEIGHHVQHLTGQTGRVEHGSRGEDSSAVRLELQADCYAGVWVAHAAETSGGQVALDPKDIEDGLRAASAVGDDTLQRQTQGRIMPDAFTHGTSEQRMRWFRTGVQTGDPGACDTFKAGRL, from the coding sequence ATGCGCTGGCAGGGCGGTCGCCGAGGCGGCAACATCGAGGATCGTCGCGGCATGGGCCCGGTGGGTGTCGGCGGCATAGGGGTCGGCGGGGTGATCCTCGCCGCCATCGGCTATTTCGTGTTCGGCATAGACCCCTCGACCACCATGGCGGTCGTCGAAGGCGCGAGCGGTCAGGGCCAGCAGGAGCAGGCCGGCGTCCGTGGCGCGCCCACCGACGAGGCCGGCCAGTTTGTCGACGTGATCGAGGCCTCCACCACCGATGTCTGGACCCCGATCTTCGCCCAGAGCCGCCAGAGCTACCAGCCGCCCGCGGCCATCGTGATCTACAGCGAGGCGACAGGCACGGGTTGCGGAACGGGCCAGGCGGCGATGGGGCCGTTCTATTGCCCGACCGACCAGAAGGTCTATCTGGACCTCAGCTTCTGGCAGGAGTTGGAGACCAAGTTCGGCGCCAAGGGCGAGGCGGCGCGCGCCTATGTCCTGGCCCACGAGATCGGCCACCACGTCCAGCACCTCACCGGCCAGACCGGGCGCGTCGAGCACGGCTCGCGCGGCGAGGACAGTTCGGCGGTGCGGCTGGAGTTGCAGGCCGACTGCTATGCCGGGGTCTGGGTCGCCCACGCCGCCGAGACCTCGGGCGGCCAGGTCGCGCTGGATCCGAAGGACATCGAGGACGGGCTCCGCGCCGCCTCGGCGGTGGGAGATGACACCCTGCAGCGCCAGACCCAGGGCCGGATCATGCCCGACGCCTTCACCCACGGCACCAGCGAGCAGCGCATGCGCTGGTTCCGGACAGGGGTGCAGACCGGCGATCCGGGGGCCTGCGACACCTTCAA
- a CDS encoding DMT family transporter — MPADAPAHAVLQRSGLGILLRVIAMACMAGLGALVKACAERGAPVLEIIFFRNAFAFIPVLLYIWKTSGFTVLKTQRPLGHAARSSVGLVGMVCGFTALSMLPLTEATALSFAAPLFMTALSVPILKERVGAHRWGAVVVGFIGVLIMIRPDPTHMATLGTVFGLAGALGAAGAMIAVREIGRTEAGPTIVFYFTLAGMLLGLASLPFGGWVIPDTTTLVMLVGTGLLGGTGQLFLTEALRRAPVAVVAPFDYTQLVWAGIIGFLVWDELPRPATLAGACVVAVSGVYILLRETRRFRAR; from the coding sequence TTGCCCGCCGATGCCCCTGCCCACGCCGTGCTGCAAAGAAGCGGCCTGGGAATTCTGCTGCGGGTGATCGCCATGGCCTGCATGGCGGGGCTGGGAGCCCTGGTGAAGGCCTGTGCCGAGCGCGGCGCGCCCGTGCTGGAGATCATCTTCTTCCGCAACGCCTTCGCCTTCATCCCTGTGCTGCTCTACATCTGGAAGACCAGCGGCTTCACCGTACTGAAGACCCAGCGCCCGCTCGGCCACGCCGCCCGCTCGAGCGTCGGGCTGGTCGGCATGGTCTGCGGCTTCACCGCCCTCTCCATGTTGCCGCTCACCGAGGCGACGGCCCTGTCGTTCGCCGCGCCCCTGTTCATGACGGCTCTGTCGGTGCCGATTCTCAAGGAGCGGGTGGGGGCTCATCGCTGGGGGGCCGTGGTGGTCGGCTTCATCGGCGTGCTGATCATGATCCGTCCCGACCCGACCCACATGGCGACCCTGGGCACAGTGTTCGGCCTGGCCGGCGCGCTGGGCGCGGCCGGGGCCATGATCGCGGTGCGCGAGATCGGCCGGACCGAGGCCGGCCCGACCATCGTCTTCTACTTCACCCTGGCCGGCATGCTGCTGGGCCTGGCGAGCCTGCCGTTCGGCGGTTGGGTGATACCCGACACGACGACCCTGGTCATGCTGGTCGGCACCGGCCTGCTGGGCGGGACGGGCCAGCTCTTCCTCACCGAGGCCCTGCGCCGCGCCCCGGTCGCCGTGGTTGCGCCCTTCGACTACACCCAACTGGTCTGGGCCGGGATCATCGGGTTCCTGGTGTGGGACGAGCTGCCCCGCCCGGCCACCCTAGCCGGAGCCTGCGTGGTGGCGGTGAGCGGCGTCTACATCCTGTTGCGCGAGACCCGCCGGTTCCGGGCCCGCTGA